A single region of the Tigriopus californicus strain San Diego chromosome 8, Tcal_SD_v2.1, whole genome shotgun sequence genome encodes:
- the LOC131885032 gene encoding TOG array regulator of axonemal microtubules protein 1-like: MRDQGLSPSRGFNAKDIRRGSTASTSSIDSRSVALEISSEEEKELLGVIDDVRGFIGRRDGLPSYIHRNHIIEELSRALNAKTIDNHKKAEAITMTKKLIDQERNPKEAQECYDIILPSVIVQLGSVERELQQAGIKFIQNCLEDRTYSKTVVQQMVDNGVNHRSHKISIETTKLLPGLFLPYLTDTDLSPLITSLYEQLNVKQREQFAFGALIRHQELLGARQFAQLSEDANRRDQAAFNAMCHNYEDRDYHIAKRRPREGVSFGLIPNHVINRVLDRTNRQERAEGSILLKRELENDVNDLSLLLPYMGSFLKFLSALLDDHSPKVLLNVLDCHDILLKHAPVTIRQHMELTTHNILKTSLESKPLIKIKLYLLMEGLMKICGPASVVELLLQELDGKNPRIREDNLIYIIFALLTFPSNDFNFDYLIEDVVPCLTDPKRRVRQATLECLAHIHQGNGADKANIIFDAIKRIEVGMYDKPDDVRKAVQHRINRRQLARITDEGFVEYGLLIPHTYYTQQTHSLHGRRSKYKTVLEGADVEWILKGSGGISRGTAGQFLGITSSAGALGSNISLQSLRSVSGHSNRDRSNSFDYDSGSSLNGHSKIPEIKRKSRSVSPPHRRNRSNVRIGKKKFNSAYSEGENDVEDLYDNNTDIKTHWKNDVRNWTPEELRLRDAKYDSFTVSQSQLDLRAAAATPPSQRRRRKMSLPNVKEEEQDEEDQEDEEDERTLDRSNQNSPRRRNNDNAFKRTSLALMGQASGEVKTLFDNEDMNDDEAPGAFKNPKVAFAQAQDDLKSNKWQTELDGLDAIVRLIKYHPNMIIDEINLVTHDVLNECKNLRSQVTRAGLQALALMFVYLGREMENKHLENITLMLFLKTGDTNRFIREDANLALQTLVENIAVQKAVMSLIKAGVSHKSTVARTTLARLLAEMVEKLGQEAVMNEASTLEELLDAGIQLILDGSVDTRTEIKRMFKVLINHPSFETALEKYVKSKRDLNHARKALNSLRG, translated from the exons ATGCGCGACCAAGGTCTGTCGCCCTCGCGAGGATTCAATGCCAAAGATATTAGACGAGGCTCCACTGCTTCTACTTCTTCCATTGATTCAAG GAGCGTGGCTTTGGAGATCAGTTcagaggaagagaaggagcTCCTTGGTGTCATTGACGATGTTCGTGGGTTCATTGGACGACGTGATGGATTGCCATCTTACATCCATAGAAATCATATCATTGAAGAGCTCAGTCGAGCCCTTAATGCCAAGACCATTGATAACCACAAAAAGGCCGAGGCCATTACCATGACCAAGAAACTCATTGATCAAGAAAGAAATCCGAAAGAGGCCCAAGAATGTTATGACATCATCTTACCCTCTGTCATCGTTCAGCTAGGATCCGTGGAAAGAGAACTCCAACAAGCCGGTATTAAGTTCATACAAAATTGTCTCGAGGATCGAACGTACAGCAAAACTGTCGTTCAGCAAATGGTCGATAATGGAGTCAACCATAGGTCGCACAAAATTTCAATCGAGACAACAAAGCTACTGCCCGGGTTGTTTCTTCCCTACTTGACGGACACAGACTTGAGCCCATTGATAACATCTTTATACGAGCAATTGAATGTGAAACAAAGAGAGCAGTTTGCATTTGGAGCTTTAATCCGGCATCAAGAGCTTTTGGGCGCTCGACAATTCGCCCAACTCAGCGAGGATGCCAATCGTCGGGATCAAGCAGCATTCAATGCAATGTGCCATAATTATGAAGATCGCGATTACCACATCGCGAAACGCCGACCACGCGAGGGTGTGTCGTTTGGCTTGATTCCAAATCACGTGATCAATCGAGTCTTGGACCGGACGAACCGTCAAGAACGAGCCGAAGGCtctattttgctcaaaagagAACTGGAAAACGATGTGAACGACCTCAGCCTTCTTCTGCCTTATATGGGTAGCTTCTTGAAGTTTTTGAGCGCCTTACTAGACGATCATAGCCCCAAGGTGCTTCTGAATGTATTAGATTGCCATGATATCTTGCTCAAACACGCCCCCGTCACAATTCGTCAGCACATGGAGCTCACCACACACAACATTCTGAAAACGAGTTTGGAGTCCAAACCActgatcaagatcaagctGTACCTACTCATGGAGGGCCTCATGAAAATTTGCGGTCCGGCGTCGGTGGTGGAGCTTCTGCTCCAAGAACTCGACGGCAAAAATCCTCGAATAAGGGAGGACAATCTCATTTACATCATTTTTGCTCTCCTCACTTTCCCCAGTAAtgatttcaactttgattATCTGATCGAGGATGTTGTTCCCTGTTTAACAGACCCTAAACGCAGAGTACGGCAAGCTACCTTGGAATGCCTGGCTCACATCCACCAAGGCAACGGGGCCGACAAGGCAAATATAATATTTGACGCTATAAAACGGATTGAAGTGGGCATGTATGACAAACCGGACGATGTCAGGAAAGCTGTTCAACATCGCATCAATCGGCGTCAATTGGCCAGAATTACCGACGAGGGCTTTGTGGAATATGGACTTTTAATTCCTCACACTTATTATACCCAACAAACGCACTCTTTGCATGGCAGACGGTCCAAATATAAAACCGTGCTCGAGGGAGCAGACGTCGAATGGATTCTGAAAGGATCTGGAGGTATCAGTCGAGGCACTGCCGGACAGTTCCTTGGTATTACTAGCAGTGCAGGAGCACTGGGTAGCAATATTAGCTTACAAAGCCTCCGAAGTGTATCTGGTCACTCGAATCGAGACAGATCGAACAGCTTTGACTATGATTCAGGGTCATCATTGAACGGCCATTCGAAAATCCCCgagatcaaaagaaaatcGAGAAGCGTGTCTCCCCCACATCGACGGAACCGAAGTAACGTTCGAATCggcaaaaagaaattcaattctGCCTATTCGGAAGGAGAGAATGACGTGGAAGACCTGTACGACAATAACACGGACATCAAAACTCATTGGAAAAATGATGTCAGGAATTGGACACCGGAGGAGCTGAGATTGAGAGATGCCAAATATGACTCATTCACTGTCTCTCAAAGCCAGTTAGATCTTCGAGCTGCGGCAGCCACGCCCCCGTCTCAAAGACGGCGACGGAAAATGTCCTTGCCAAAcgtgaaggaggaggagcaagacgaagaagaccaagaagacgaagaagacgaacgAACCTTGGACCGATCCAATCAAAACAGCCCAAGGCGCCGGAACAATGACAACGCCTTCAAGAGGACATCATTAGCTCTCATGGGCCAAGCCTCTGGGGAGGTTAAAACTTTGTTCGATAATGAGGATATGAATGACGACGAGGCCCCAGGGGCTTTCAAGAATCCTAAAGTGGCATTTGCTCAAGCTCAAGACGATCTAAAATCCAACAAGTGGCAAACAGAGTTGGACGGCCTCGATGCCATCGTACGTCTCATTAAATATCACCCAAATATGATCATAGATGAAATCAATCTGGTCACTCACGACGTGCTCAACGAATGCAAAAATCTTCGATCCCAAGTCACCAGAGCTGGACTCCAAGCTCTCGCCTTGATGTTCGTTTATCTTGGTCGAGAAATGGAAAACAAGCACTTGGAAAACATTACATTGATGCTATTTCTCAAAACCGGGGATACCAATCGATTCATTCGAGAGGATGCCAACCTGGCCCTCCAGACGTTAGTGGAAAACATTGCCGTGCAGAAAGCGGTGATGAGCCTAATTAAGGCAGGTGTATCCCATAAGAGCACTGTGGCCAGAACCACTTTGGCCAGGCTATTGGCCGAGATGGTGGAAAAGCTTGGCCAAGAGGCGGTCATGAACGAAGCAAGCACTCTCGAGGAACTTCTGGACGCGGGAATACAATTAATCTTGGATGGAAGTGTGGACACCCGAACAGAAATCAAGCGAATGTTCAAGGTGTTGATAAATCATCCAAGCTTTGAAACTGCATTGGAAAAGTATGTCAAGTCAAAGAGAGATCTGAACCATGCTCGTAAGGCTTTGAATTCCCTTCGGGGGTAG